The following is a genomic window from Planctomycetia bacterium.
GGCGTTCAGTTCTGGTTGGGCGCCGCGCGCTACTTGCCGCAGCAAATCTTCATTCCATTGCGGCAGTTCCGCCTCGATCGATGTGGGAATCGCAATAACGGCGCGCGCATCGCGGCCGGCCAATCGATTTAACTCCGCCGTCGTGGCGGCGATTTGCTGTCGATATACCAGGCGCTGCTCCTGTAAATTGCTCAACTCTAACGTCGCCATCAATACGTCGCCGGGTTGCGCGTCGCCCGTGGAAACGCGGGAATTCGCCGTGCGAATCAGGGATTCCAGTTGAGCTTGGTCGGCATCGGTCGTCTGAAGTTGCTTGCCGAGCACGTACAACTTGTACCAGGCGGCGCGCAGATCGCCGATGACGCGCTGACGTTCGGCCAAGTAGAGGTTTTGCGCCGCCATGGCTTCCAAGTTCGCCTGCCTCGATTCGGAACGCAGACGCCCGAGCCAGGGGATCATCTGCATCACCTGAACTTCCGCGATCTGCTTATCCGGCACGAAGTTCATTGCATCGCCGAAGAACATCGACGAAACCGTCGGGTCCGGCAGGCTAAACGCATAGCCGGCTTTAGCCCATTCAGCGGCCGCTTCTTGTTGCATTCGGCGCAGCGTAGGACTGTTCGCAGTGGCTTGGGCTTCGAATTCTCCAAGCGTCAACGGAACGGGAGCTGCTGGCGCGGCCGGCAGCGACTCCGGGAGTGGTAAGCGATTGAGTTCGGGAGCCAGCCTTGCGCTTGTGAGATGCGAAACCTGGCGCACCATAGTCGGCGGCTGGGTCGGCAATTCCGCTCGCGCCGCTTGCAGCGCGTCAGCTCGTAGCGGGCTCGAAGGCTTGCTGTGCGATCCTTGCGAATGGCAGCCGCACATCCAGCCCATAGACATTGCCGCCAGAACGTAGTGTGACCGTCGGAATGTGCAATTCTGACCGAACATGGACCGTATCCGGCAATTGCCTAAGGCTGGTCGAATGAGCGCAATCGTGCTATCCCTATTTCTCGGCACAACCGTAGAATCGGGTCGAATCGTTACTGATTCATCGACCAAGTTGCTGCCATTGCGGTCCGGTAGGGCCGGACGAGAAGGCTGGGCGATCTAGCGAGACCTTGCGGCCGGGTGAGTTCATGCTGGTAGGCATTTTCGCGGACACACACGATCATCTTGAAAACATTCGACGGGCCGTGGACTGCTTCAACGTCGAGCGAGTGGAACTTGTGCTGTTTGCAGGGGATCTCGTGTCGACTATCGCCCTACCCCCGCTTCGGAAGCTCAGCGCGCCAGTCGTGGCTTGCTACGGGGACAATGAAGGCAACAAGACTGGATTGGCGGGCGGTTTCGCCGTGATCGGACAGCTAAAGGAGCCGCCGGTCGAACTCACCGTTCCGGATGGAACTCGGTTCATCATCGCGCATATGAAACGCCAAATCGCACGTGAGCAATCGGAATTTGACGTAGCGGTGACGGCTCATACGCATAAGGCGCGCGTGACGTGCGATGCCCTCAATCGCCTCTGGATCAATCCTGGAGAAACCAGCGGCTGGAGCTTTGGTCGTGCGACTGTCGCACTTTTTGAGACGGTGACGCGGCGGGTTGAGATTGTGGACCTCGCCACGCGATAAAGTCGGTCGCCGCCCGCTCAGAATCCGGTTACTTCGCCGCGTTACCCGCCGAATCGAGCACCTCGCACATGATGGTAAAGCGTTCTTGCGTGTCACGCCCCTCCCACAATGCCACGACCGGTCCGTCCCCTAACCAAGGGGCCGCAACGACCGGATCGCTTGCCACATCGGTAAGCTGCCGAGGCGTCGCCTCGTCCGTGCCGATCCAAAGCGCCGCACCCGAGCGGCGCTTGAGCCAGACAACGAACGCACCGCGATCTGTGGTGGCAATCCAGGGCTGCTCGCCTTCGCCCAGGGAACGGACTTCCGATTGCTGCGGTAAATAAAGGTTCACCGACTTGTCGCGCCTCCAAGCGGCGGCGATCGAGTTATCCGCCAAACACGCAATTGCGCCGCCATCCATCGGGCAAGCATCGAGCGGCCAATGATCTGCGCCTAGCATCATCGCCTCACCGAATGTTTGACCAGCGTCGTTTGACGTTCCGACATACATGTCGCGGTTTCCAGCCACAGAGTTTCGCCATAGTACGTGAATTCGCTGATCGCGTCCAATGGCCACGCTCGGATGACAACATTCGCAAACACTGCCGCCCGGAGAACGGTACACGAGGACGTTGCTGGACCAAGTCGCGCCGTGATCGCGCGATGTCGAAGCCATGACTTCGGTCTTGCCATCACGAAGATCCAGCCAGACACAACACAACAGGCCGTCGGAGCCCGCCGCCATGCCATGCAACCCCTCGCGCGCGGCATGCGGAACATCGTTCACACGAATCGGACCTTGCCAGGTTTTGCCGCCGTCCGCGGAACGGCAGGCCAGCACGTCGCCGTCGTTTCCTAAACCCTTGGGGCCGCCGATCGCCGTCACGCATACCTGATCATCGACCACGGCGATGCGCGGGCCGCGCCGCATCCCCAGGGCCACTACACCCAAATCGGGCAACTTGCTCGGCGTCGAAAACGACTTGCCGCGATCGGACGAGCGACAGTACTGAATTGTGTTGCGCACGCCGTACACGACATGAATTATGCCTCGTGGATCGACAGCCGCCTGCGGCTGTTGGGGTCGCGCGGAACGCTCGCCGGCCGCGAGTTCAATCGCCGCGGCCCTGCCAGTACCGGAGAGGTTGATACTCAGCAGTGGCGCCATGACGAAAACGGCAATTGAACTGATGTTGCGAGCAGAAGCACTCATGGAGTTGTGATCTACTTGTGATGTGTCCAAGGCGCAAGAAGTTCTACTGCAATCAACAGATCTCAACTGGTCAATGGAGCAAATTGCACGAGACCGAACAAATGAGATCGTTTGAGTAGTGTAGCCGAGATACGAAGGGTTGCATCAACGCTCGACAGTTACCTCGCCGTCCGGCCAACATCAAGCGAACTTGTTACCACTTCCAGTGAATTGGTAACAACCTTGCCCGCGGGAGAGATGCTTTGGGCCGGCCCAAATCTCACTATGCCGGGCAGCTAAGGGGAAACTATAAAAAGAACGAGAACGCACTTTGCGCTCGACCTTGCTGACCAAGAGATAATAGTCGCCTGGAAGCGGTGGCGAATTCACTTAGCACGTGCACATTCCGTTCGTTCGTCTGCGATGGTCCTTGGTTGGCCTGGCCGTGATTGCTACGATCGTACCTCACCTATTGAACAAGGAGCAGCAATGACCAAAAAGAAGCCGTTGCGGAAGTCATTGTCCCCCACCGAACTTCAATAGCAGGCCCGTCCCACCGTGTTCGCAGGACATTCTGTGATGACAGTCCAATATACTCGCAAGATCGCCTTGCTGGCGTGCATCTTCGCTGTGCCGCTGCGCGCGGCCGCGCAAGGGAATGACGAAATTCCGCCAAATCAGGGAGCGGCGGGGCTTTATCAAACTCTGCTGGAACTCAAGTCCACGGCCAAGGTTATGCACATCGTGGCGCATCCGGATGATGAGGACGGCGCTATGTTGACCTACTGCGCGAGGGGCCTCGGCGCGCAAACGATGTTGTTCAGCGTGACGCGTGGCGAAGGCGGGGCGAATCTGATTTCCAAACACTCCTTTGATGAACTAGGCATCTTGCGCACGTTAGAGCATGCGGAGTCGGCGAAGTACTATGGCGTCGACGTCCGCTATTCCAGCGCTGCCGACTATGGATACTCCAAAACGCTCGAGGAGGCGGTCAAGCATTGGGGCGGCGACGACCGTGTGCTGAAGGAGTTGGTTGAGGAAGTTCGGCGGTTTACGCCCGACATTATTGTGTCGCGGTTCCGCGGCGATGCGCGCGATGGCCATGGACATCACCAGTTTGCTGGCGTGTTGGCAAAGCAGGCCTTCGAAGCAGCTGCGAAGGCAGATCGATTTCCAGATCCGTTGCTAGAGCCATGGCAGCCCCAAAAGCTGTATGCCAATAACATTCAGCCTGATTGGCGATCAGAAGACAAGGACGCATGGACCTTGGCCGTACCGACGGGCGAATTCAATCCCGTGCTCGGGCGCTCCTACGCCCAAGTTGCCCGCTATGGACTTGGGTTCCAGCGCTCGCAAGGCTTCACTGGACATGACGGTCCGGCGGGGGAGAGCGTCTCGTACTATCGCTTGACCCGCACCACGCTGCCCAATTACGCGCCGCAGCGTGAGCAATCGTTTCTCGACGGCCTTGATACGAGTATTGTCGGACTGAGCAAGTTTGCCGGCGACTCGCCGCCGGACTGGCTCGCGACGGGACTCAAGGAAATGCAAAGCTGCGTCGATCGGGCCTGGGCAACGTACGATCCGCGCCAACTCGATGCCGTGGCGCCGGCGCTCATTGACGGTGCGAAGGCGGCCAAGGCGCTGATTGATGAGATGGAGCGCACGAAGATCTCAACCGAGGTCGGCCTTACTCTGGCAGTTCGTGTCATGGAGAAAGAGAGTCAGTTCCACGTGGCACTGCGACGTTCGTTGGGAATTGACTTCGACGTGGTTGCAACGGCCGTTACTGATCAAGGCAGCGCGGACTCGAACAACCCTCGGGTCGAACTCAAGGACATGGTTCCGAGTCAGACGATTCAAGTCACTCTGCGCGTTGTTCATCGTGGCCACATCCCGGTTGAGATTGTGAGCGGCACGATTTACCCGGTAGCGGAGGAAAAGTGGGGTGTGAAACAGCTTCAACTCACTTCAACGCCACTGGAATACAACAAGGTCTGGACAACTACGGTACAGGTGCGCGTCCCTGAGGGTTTGTCGCCAACGCGTCCGAGGTGGCGACGTCATTCGATCGCCGAGCCATTCTACGAAGTTGTCGAATCTCGCCCAAACAACGGCGTCGCGGAGCTGCAGGGGAGTGTCGTCTTGTCAGTGAACGGGCTGGAAACGGGATTCTGGCGACCACTGCAAACTCGCTACCATCATCCGGAGTACGGCGAACTCAAGCAGTCGCTGAAAGTCGTGCCGCGAATCTCGGTGGCGTTCGAGAACGCCAACGCAATCATCGTCCGTGGACAGCGGCAACATGTCGTGAACGTCAGAGTTCGCAACGGGGCGATCGATGGCAGCGAAGGCAAGCTCGCGCTGGAATTACCGGCAGGCTGGCGATCGGAACCGGTTGAGCAGTTGTTTTCCTTGACTCGTGCGGACGAAGCAATCTCACTGCGGTTTAGGATTCAAGTGCCTGAGACGTTCGGTGACGTTCCCGTAACGATCAAGGCAGTCGCCATTTGTGCCGGGCAAAAATACACCGAAGGCTATGAGGAAGTCACAGCCCGCGACCTTGGGCGCGCGCACTATTTTCGA
Proteins encoded in this region:
- a CDS encoding TolC family protein; translated protein: MFGQNCTFRRSHYVLAAMSMGWMCGCHSQGSHSKPSSPLRADALQAARAELPTQPPTMVRQVSHLTSARLAPELNRLPLPESLPAAPAAPVPLTLGEFEAQATANSPTLRRMQQEAAAEWAKAGYAFSLPDPTVSSMFFGDAMNFVPDKQIAEVQVMQMIPWLGRLRSESRQANLEAMAAQNLYLAERQRVIGDLRAAWYKLYVLGKQLQTTDADQAQLESLIRTANSRVSTGDAQPGDVLMATLELSNLQEQRLVYRQQIAATTAELNRLAGRDARAVIAIPTSIEAELPQWNEDLLRQVARGAQPELNAARLRTAATRWGIQVARLKRRPELAFGAGWMVMTADPGDPMPGAGDDAWTLNVSASIPLWRRKYDAMTAEATRQHFAAHASEDEVVQQLDATLNELWSQALASHETVVLYEKTILPQARQTFEADQQSLANNSVTFDRVIRDYRTLLNLELGYHRAQGELATTVARLRQAVGVDLLASPATPASKRNSLSAP
- a CDS encoding YfcE family phosphodiesterase, with amino-acid sequence MLVGIFADTHDHLENIRRAVDCFNVERVELVLFAGDLVSTIALPPLRKLSAPVVACYGDNEGNKTGLAGGFAVIGQLKEPPVELTVPDGTRFIIAHMKRQIAREQSEFDVAVTAHTHKARVTCDALNRLWINPGETSGWSFGRATVALFETVTRRVEIVDLATR
- a CDS encoding sialidase family protein, which gives rise to MAPLLSINLSGTGRAAAIELAAGERSARPQQPQAAVDPRGIIHVVYGVRNTIQYCRSSDRGKSFSTPSKLPDLGVVALGMRRGPRIAVVDDQVCVTAIGGPKGLGNDGDVLACRSADGGKTWQGPIRVNDVPHAAREGLHGMAAGSDGLLCCVWLDLRDGKTEVMASTSRDHGATWSSNVLVYRSPGGSVCECCHPSVAIGRDQRIHVLWRNSVAGNRDMYVGTSNDAGQTFGEAMMLGADHWPLDACPMDGGAIACLADNSIAAAWRRDKSVNLYLPQQSEVRSLGEGEQPWIATTDRGAFVVWLKRRSGAALWIGTDEATPRQLTDVASDPVVAAPWLGDGPVVALWEGRDTQERFTIMCEVLDSAGNAAK
- a CDS encoding PIG-L family deacetylase, whose translation is MTVQYTRKIALLACIFAVPLRAAAQGNDEIPPNQGAAGLYQTLLELKSTAKVMHIVAHPDDEDGAMLTYCARGLGAQTMLFSVTRGEGGANLISKHSFDELGILRTLEHAESAKYYGVDVRYSSAADYGYSKTLEEAVKHWGGDDRVLKELVEEVRRFTPDIIVSRFRGDARDGHGHHQFAGVLAKQAFEAAAKADRFPDPLLEPWQPQKLYANNIQPDWRSEDKDAWTLAVPTGEFNPVLGRSYAQVARYGLGFQRSQGFTGHDGPAGESVSYYRLTRTTLPNYAPQREQSFLDGLDTSIVGLSKFAGDSPPDWLATGLKEMQSCVDRAWATYDPRQLDAVAPALIDGAKAAKALIDEMERTKISTEVGLTLAVRVMEKESQFHVALRRSLGIDFDVVATAVTDQGSADSNNPRVELKDMVPSQTIQVTLRVVHRGHIPVEIVSGTIYPVAEEKWGVKQLQLTSTPLEYNKVWTTTVQVRVPEGLSPTRPRWRRHSIAEPFYEVVESRPNNGVAELQGSVVLSVNGLETGFWRPLQTRYHHPEYGELKQSLKVVPRISVAFENANAIIVRGQRQHVVNVRVRNGAIDGSEGKLALELPAGWRSEPVEQLFSLTRADEAISLRFRIQVPETFGDVPVTIKAVAICAGQKYTEGYEEVTARDLGRAHYFRPAEQRLRSVDVTIPKGLNVGYVMGAGDEIPAALAQLGVAVTLLDNAELEKGDLSRFDTVMIGIRAYAVRADLIAANPRLLDYVHGGGTLVVHYQTPEFDRNYGPFPYTMSRNPEEVSEEDAKVTILRPDHPLMTSPNRISEKDFDGWFEQRGSKFLQSWDDRYEPLLECHDQEQPQQLGGLLYARHGKGAYIYSAYALYRQLPLGTPGAYRLLANLVAFEP